CTGACCCGGGCTGGTCGTTCTCGCGGCTCGCCGTTCTCCCTCGTCGGGTTGTCGAAGTCCCCGCTCGAGCGGGGACTCCGACACCTGGAGGGGGTTGCAACGGCCTCCAGGTGTCAGACCGGGCCACCAGGTCGGGGCCCGAGGGGCTCAGGCCCGGCGCGCGAGCAGCTCGCGGTCGGCGTAGCGGCCGATCCGCCAGGTGGCGAAGCCGTCGGCGCTCATGCCGACCACGCCGCCGATGACCGGCACCCGGCGACCGAGCGTGGTGGCCAGTCGCTTGCCCGCCACCCGGGCGATGATGTCGGTCGCCACGACGGCCGAGATGCTGCCGTCCAGGGTGGGGTCGTGCACCGGGGCGGTGGCCAGCGCCATCGGGGTGCTCGGCAGGCGGCGCTTCCTCACCATCTCGTCGACCTGGTCCTCGCCGAGCAGCACCGCGAGGACGGCGTTGCGTACGCGCGGGTCGGCGAGGTCGTGGCCGCGGAGGTGGGCGATGCCGGCGACCATCCGGCACTGGATGATCGCCAGGCCCGTCACGTTGGCGGGGATCGTGACCGCCATCGTCACCAGGCCACCGACGTTGGTGGCGAAGCCCTGGGCGCCGGCGATGCGCACGTTGTTCTCGATGACCTCGTGGATCGCCCGCTCGACGTCGCCGCGCTGCTCGCGCAGCTGCTTGTCGGCGGCGACCGCGGCGGGAGCGAGCGGGCCGATCCCGTCGATCGCACGGTTGAGCGCCTCGCGCACGAACCCGCCCGTCAACCCCGGCGCGAGCTCCTGGATGCGGGGGGCGAGCTGCCGCCCCACGGTCTGCTTCAGGCCCATGCCCCGATCGTACGGCCGGCGTCCCACCCGGCGTCCCACCCGGCGTCACCCCGAGGCGGGTGGGCCGCCCCAGCGTCCCCGGTCCTTGCCGAGGTGTCCGGCGCGCGGGCCGGTTGGACCGTTCGCTACCGTGCGAAACGTGCCCATCGCCCCCGCTCCGACGCCGTGGGGCTTCCCCCCACGCTCGACGTGGGACCCGGACGACGACCTCGTCGCCCTGGGCGCCGACCTCGAGCCGGGCACCCTGGTCACCGCCTACGCCCTCGGCCTCTTCCCGATGCCGGTGACCCTGGACGGCGAGGAGCACCTGGGCTGGTTCTCGCCCGTCGAGCGCGGGGTGCTGCCGCTCGACGGGCTGCGCGTCTCACGCTCGCTGCGCCGCTCCGCGCGCGACTTCGAGATCCGCATCGACACCGCGTTCGACGAGGTCATCTCCGCGTGCGGCAGCCGCGATCGCCCCGACGGCTGGATCACGCCCGAGTTCCGCCACGCCTACGCGCGCCTGCACCGCCTCGGCTGGGCCCACTCGGTCGAGGCGTGGCGCGACGGCGAGCTCGCCGGCGGGCTCTACGGCGTCAGCGTCGGCGGCCTCTTCGCGGGGGAGTCGATGTTCCACCGCGAGCGCGACGCGTCGAAGGTGGCGCTGCTGGCGCTGGTCGAGCTGATGAGCGACCGGTACGCCGACCGGCGGGTGCTCGACGTGCAGTGGCAGACCCCCCACCTGGCCTCGCTGGGCGTCGTACGACGCCCGCGCGAGGACTACCTCGAGTCGCTGGGCCGCTGCCTCGACCTCCCGCTCCCGGAGCCCTTCGGGATGGACGAGTAGGGACGGTCGCGAGAGGGTGGACGCCCGCGCGACGCGACTGCCTGGTGGGACGTGCCCCACCGGAGGGGACCCGAGATGACCATCCATGCCCGGCTCGGTCTGGCGGGCGCCGCGGTGCTGCTCGCAGCCACCTCCGCGTGCGGGGCGGGCGAGCCTCCCACCGACGCCGACGAGGACCGCTTCTGCGACACGGCCGACAGCCTGATGTCCGGTCTGCTGCCGGAGGACCCGACCGACTCCGAGCTGCCGAGGGACGAGGACATGGCGCGCGCCGTGCGGGACTGGGGCGCGCGGATGGAGGAGGTCGGCACCCCGGCCGGCATCCCCGACGAGGCGCGCAAGGGCTTCGAGGCGGTCGTCGAGCAGGCCAAGGGGATGGACGCCTCCGACTTCTCGCTCGAGACGCTGAGGGAGCTCGAGGGCGGCGGCGCCGACTCCTCGGAGCAGGTGCAGGCGCAGACCGACGCCTTCGGCGACTACCTGGCCGAGACCTGCGGCGACCCGATCGACGACCTCGAGATGCCCGAGCTCGAGGGTCCGGACGCCGTCGGCTGACGACCGCGCCGGCCGGCGTCGGGGCCGCGGCCCGGGCCGTACGATGTCGCGCAGTGCCGGTGAGGGAGGAAGTGGATGGCGATCGCGCGCGGGGGCAGGATCTGCTCGTTCTGTGGCGAGCCCGGAGGACCGGACACCGACCTGCGCCTGATCGGCGGGCTCGGCGCCCAGGTGTGCGAGCGGTGCGTCGACGACTTCCATGCGCTCCTCCACGACGAGGCCAGCTGGCGGGCCGCCCGCGCGGAGATGCCGTGGGAGCGGATGGGCCAGGCCGAGCTGCTCGCGACGCTGCCGCGGATCCTCGCCTCGGCCGAGCAGAACGTCGCGTTCGCCCAGGAGTGGGTCGACCTGCTCCGCGAGCGGGCCATCTCGTGGGCGGAGATCGGGCGTGCGCTGGGCGTCTCGCGACAGGCGGCGTGGGAG
The sequence above is drawn from the Nocardioides sp. zg-1228 genome and encodes:
- a CDS encoding EcsC family protein; the protein is MGLKQTVGRQLAPRIQELAPGLTGGFVREALNRAIDGIGPLAPAAVAADKQLREQRGDVERAIHEVIENNVRIAGAQGFATNVGGLVTMAVTIPANVTGLAIIQCRMVAGIAHLRGHDLADPRVRNAVLAVLLGEDQVDEMVRKRRLPSTPMALATAPVHDPTLDGSISAVVATDIIARVAGKRLATTLGRRVPVIGGVVGMSADGFATWRIGRYADRELLARRA
- the aat gene encoding leucyl/phenylalanyl-tRNA--protein transferase; the protein is MPIAPAPTPWGFPPRSTWDPDDDLVALGADLEPGTLVTAYALGLFPMPVTLDGEEHLGWFSPVERGVLPLDGLRVSRSLRRSARDFEIRIDTAFDEVISACGSRDRPDGWITPEFRHAYARLHRLGWAHSVEAWRDGELAGGLYGVSVGGLFAGESMFHRERDASKVALLALVELMSDRYADRRVLDVQWQTPHLASLGVVRRPREDYLESLGRCLDLPLPEPFGMDE
- a CDS encoding ClpX C4-type zinc finger protein, which codes for MAIARGGRICSFCGEPGGPDTDLRLIGGLGAQVCERCVDDFHALLHDEASWRAARAEMPWERMGQAELLATLPRILASAEQNVAFAQEWVDLLRERAISWAEIGRALGVSRQAAWERFSRRTPDKGATA